A genomic segment from Paenibacillus sp. FSL K6-1096 encodes:
- a CDS encoding LysR family transcriptional regulator — MNNTQIRLFVLIAESRSFTRAGEELNMTQPAVSRAISALEAELDVKLLVRDRRNGLMLTGIGKRILVICRSILSGLDKIDQEIAAEKGLEKGHIRIGAFPVAAAYFVPKIIRTLSARYPGIGISLHEGSVAEVKEWLASRYIDIGLVISPGEEFDAVPLFREKLYAVLPREHRLAQHPVISVKELEDEPMLLCRSGYEPPVVEVFRRAGSTMNVKFEVSSYPTSLNMIKEGLAVGVMSQLSLLSLPPDVVVRELAEGAYRDIHLAVPSLQEASIAVQVAIDTATQLFSGTEAPLPSPAGGAGHTTMT; from the coding sequence ATGAACAACACTCAGATTCGTCTGTTTGTCTTAATCGCCGAGAGCCGCAGCTTCACCAGAGCCGGCGAGGAGCTGAATATGACCCAGCCTGCGGTCAGCCGGGCCATCTCCGCCCTTGAAGCGGAGCTGGATGTGAAGCTGCTGGTGCGTGACCGGCGCAACGGGCTGATGCTGACCGGTATCGGCAAGCGGATTCTGGTCATCTGTCGCAGCATTCTCAGCGGCCTCGACAAGATTGACCAGGAGATCGCCGCCGAGAAGGGGCTGGAGAAGGGCCACATCCGCATTGGCGCTTTTCCGGTTGCCGCCGCTTATTTTGTCCCGAAGATCATACGCACCCTCTCAGCCCGGTACCCCGGCATCGGGATCAGCCTGCATGAAGGCTCGGTTGCCGAGGTGAAGGAATGGCTGGCCTCACGCTACATTGACATAGGTCTGGTGATTTCTCCAGGGGAAGAGTTCGATGCCGTGCCCCTGTTCCGGGAGAAGCTCTACGCCGTGCTTCCCCGTGAGCACAGGCTTGCGCAGCACCCGGTTATTAGTGTGAAGGAGTTGGAAGACGAGCCTATGCTGCTCTGCAGGTCAGGCTATGAGCCTCCTGTTGTAGAGGTATTCCGCAGAGCCGGCAGCACAATGAACGTGAAATTTGAAGTGAGCAGCTACCCTACCTCGTTGAATATGATTAAGGAGGGACTTGCTGTCGGCGTCATGTCCCAGCTCTCCCTCCTGTCACTGCCGCCGGATGTCGTCGTCCGGGAGCTTGCTGAGGGGGCTTACCGTGATATTCACCTGGCTGTCCCTTCCCTGCAGGAGGCCTCGATTGCCGTACAGGTTGCGATAGATACCGCAACGCAGCTATTCTCCGGTACAGAGGCTCCATTGCCGTCCCCGGCCGGAGGTGCAGGACACACTACTATGACCTGA
- a CDS encoding ABC transporter ATP-binding protein produces the protein MTTAIQRKTDSAPVQNPDAREVMLSLRNCSLSFGDVPVLNNVSLDVYRNEFISILGPSGCGKSTTLRLMLRLLSPEAGGEVAYSSPDLSLGMVFQKPVLMPWLSALQNVMLPLELGEKKKFSKSEAREKAESALRLVGLQDYLNHYPHQLSGGMQQRAAIARALAADPTVLLMDEPFGALDELTREKLNFELLRLWESPETSLSSIVMVTHSIQESVLLSDRVVMMSPRPAGVTDIIPVPLPSPREAGMEELPEFHRTVKALRKQVKHL, from the coding sequence ATGACAACAGCGATCCAACGTAAGACGGATTCTGCCCCCGTGCAGAATCCCGATGCCCGCGAGGTCATGCTCTCTCTGCGCAATTGCTCCCTATCCTTCGGAGATGTACCGGTTCTCAATAATGTCAGCCTCGATGTGTACCGGAATGAGTTCATCTCCATTCTCGGGCCAAGCGGCTGCGGGAAATCTACGACACTGCGGCTGATGCTGCGGCTGTTAAGCCCGGAAGCGGGCGGGGAGGTTGCTTATTCCTCGCCTGATCTGTCGCTGGGCATGGTTTTTCAGAAGCCGGTCCTGATGCCGTGGCTCAGTGCGCTGCAGAATGTCATGCTGCCGCTGGAGCTGGGCGAGAAGAAGAAATTTAGTAAGAGCGAAGCACGGGAGAAGGCGGAAAGCGCCCTGCGGCTGGTCGGCCTGCAGGATTACCTGAACCATTACCCGCATCAGCTCAGCGGCGGGATGCAGCAGCGGGCGGCGATTGCCCGCGCGCTGGCTGCCGATCCGACCGTGCTGCTGATGGATGAGCCGTTCGGTGCACTCGACGAGCTGACCCGCGAGAAGCTGAACTTCGAGCTGCTCCGGCTGTGGGAGAGTCCCGAGACCAGTCTCAGTAGCATTGTCATGGTGACCCATTCGATTCAGGAATCGGTGCTGCTGTCGGACCGGGTTGTGATGATGTCACCCCGCCCGGCCGGAGTCACAGATATTATTCCGGTCCCGCTCCCGTCTCCGCGTGAAGCCGGGATGGAGGAGCTGCCGGAATTCCACCGGACCGTCAAAGCACTAAGGAAGCAGGTGAAGCATCTATGA
- a CDS encoding ABC transporter permease: MTARIKDSLYPVTFALGFLILWELAVRLLSVPVYLLPAPTAVVSALTGSLWSHTLVTLGEALAGFILANILGLVTAIIFVHSKPIEKGMFPLAIALKTTPLVALAPLLVVWLGTGYSSKVIASMLICFFPILVNSVKGLKAIEYEAWELFSTYKGTKREIFWKLRLPTSLPYIFSALKISTSLAIVGAIVGEFVGANKGLGYVVLVSSYHMDTPVMFSAIIASALCGLLLFWGIGLLEKKVIFWTRSDDL; the protein is encoded by the coding sequence ATGACCGCCAGAATCAAAGACAGTCTGTACCCCGTTACTTTTGCTCTCGGCTTCCTGATTCTATGGGAGCTGGCTGTACGGCTCCTGTCCGTACCGGTCTACCTGCTGCCGGCGCCGACCGCAGTGGTCTCGGCCCTCACCGGCTCCCTGTGGTCGCATACGCTGGTTACGCTGGGCGAAGCCCTGGCCGGATTCATTCTGGCCAACATCCTCGGCCTGGTGACCGCCATTATATTCGTGCATTCCAAGCCGATTGAGAAGGGAATGTTCCCGCTTGCTATCGCCCTGAAGACGACTCCGCTGGTGGCGCTGGCGCCGCTCCTGGTCGTGTGGCTGGGGACCGGATATTCCTCGAAGGTGATTGCTTCGATGCTGATTTGCTTTTTCCCGATCCTGGTGAACAGTGTCAAGGGCCTGAAGGCCATTGAATATGAAGCCTGGGAGCTGTTCTCGACCTATAAGGGCACCAAGCGCGAGATCTTCTGGAAGCTGCGGCTGCCGACCAGCCTGCCTTACATCTTCTCTGCCCTGAAAATCTCGACCTCGCTGGCCATTGTCGGAGCGATTGTCGGTGAATTCGTCGGGGCTAACAAGGGGCTGGGTTATGTGGTGCTGGTCTCTTCCTATCATATGGACACCCCGGTGATGTTCTCGGCGATTATTGCCTCCGCGCTGTGCGGCCTGCTGCTGTTCTGGGGTATCGGGCTGCTGGAGAAGAAGGTTATTTTCTGGACCAGGAGTGATGATCTATGA
- a CDS encoding flagellar assembly protein A — protein MPQQFIEPKRYEFVESLMLERGGLLDSFSVEGRASDGTNGDKNGIILVQNNQIFITPPLAGGIPARISAVHPVVLKINGKTVTEPTEVTAADDITWEICEKPQYQITASPDKLKVYFTLYRAEKYAWNLVNSPAACEAVVRARPNPAALLSTLTIEQIIASLDNRYILRNLNIPALYAELENPTYLPVCIAEGRAPRPGKESRLEFTLPEHTLAGNGMLQANHGEEAADPLEYLRFPGAPFAWEGEVFARKLPAEDGIPGFDTDGGVLPPPPPQDITVTAGKDVRLLPCGSIMALHSGRPRICGTGGSVRTCDFPPVRLMAPEMIEEAGDFLFAGDIIVNGDLEGPACIEALGNVYIYGCVSKSTIIATGSIYISGHVTGSSLYAGLAGVQQHRLHRLSSLLLAEAEGLREAAGQLARNVEARQQSVKYGLVVMLLLEDKYCHFGGMIDGLQSALAVMKGESAPDTAQLRQMLEIFAHPGQFTEHITDSLLGSLTKLLRRLAGAVEQLQEEHAMISLAGSQDSRLEPDGALLLRG, from the coding sequence ATGCCGCAGCAGTTCATCGAACCAAAACGATATGAATTCGTGGAGTCCCTGATGCTTGAGCGGGGCGGTCTGCTGGATTCATTCTCTGTAGAGGGCCGAGCTTCTGACGGGACTAATGGAGATAAGAATGGAATCATCCTCGTGCAGAACAACCAGATTTTCATCACTCCCCCGCTGGCTGGCGGTATACCCGCCAGAATCTCTGCTGTTCACCCTGTTGTCCTGAAAATTAACGGCAAGACCGTCACAGAACCGACCGAGGTAACCGCAGCAGATGATATTACCTGGGAGATCTGCGAGAAGCCGCAGTATCAGATCACTGCCTCCCCGGACAAGCTCAAAGTCTATTTCACCCTATACCGCGCAGAAAAGTACGCCTGGAATCTGGTCAACTCCCCCGCTGCCTGCGAGGCGGTCGTCCGCGCCCGGCCCAATCCGGCGGCACTGTTGTCCACACTTACTATAGAACAGATTATCGCTTCCCTGGATAACCGTTATATCCTGCGCAACCTGAACATCCCGGCCCTGTACGCAGAGCTTGAGAACCCTACCTATCTTCCGGTCTGCATCGCCGAAGGGCGGGCCCCGCGGCCCGGCAAGGAATCGCGGCTGGAGTTCACGCTGCCGGAGCATACGCTGGCGGGCAACGGAATGCTCCAGGCGAATCACGGGGAGGAAGCGGCAGACCCGCTGGAGTATCTCCGCTTCCCCGGAGCCCCCTTCGCCTGGGAGGGCGAGGTCTTCGCCCGCAAGCTGCCGGCCGAAGACGGCATTCCCGGCTTCGATACAGACGGAGGCGTTCTGCCTCCGCCTCCGCCGCAGGATATCACCGTTACCGCAGGAAAGGATGTCCGTCTCCTGCCCTGCGGCAGCATTATGGCACTGCATTCCGGCCGTCCCCGGATCTGCGGAACAGGCGGCAGCGTCCGGACCTGCGATTTCCCGCCGGTCCGGCTTATGGCCCCGGAGATGATTGAGGAAGCCGGGGACTTCCTGTTCGCAGGCGATATCATTGTAAATGGAGATTTGGAAGGGCCAGCATGTATTGAGGCGCTGGGGAACGTGTATATCTATGGCTGCGTAAGCAAGTCTACCATTATAGCAACCGGGAGCATCTATATAAGCGGCCACGTTACCGGCAGCAGCCTGTACGCCGGACTGGCCGGAGTGCAGCAGCACCGCCTGCACCGCCTCTCCAGTCTGCTGCTGGCCGAAGCGGAAGGGCTGCGGGAAGCTGCGGGGCAGTTGGCCCGGAATGTAGAGGCCCGTCAGCAATCCGTAAAATACGGGCTGGTGGTTATGCTGCTGCTGGAGGACAAATACTGCCACTTTGGAGGCATGATTGATGGACTTCAATCCGCACTGGCTGTGATGAAAGGGGAGTCTGCGCCGGATACGGCCCAGCTCCGGCAGATGCTGGAGATCTTCGCCCATCCGGGCCAGTTCACTGAACATATTACAGATAGCCTGCTGGGCAGTCTCACCAAGCTGCTGCGCAGACTGGCCGGAGCTGTCGAGCAGCTTCAGGAGGAGCATGCGATGATCAGTCTGGCCGGCTCGCAGGACAGCCGTCTGGAGCCGGACGGAGCGCTGCTTCTGCGCGGGTGA
- a CDS encoding isochorismatase family cysteine hydrolase: MQIAAAPYTWPYDGTLDPAKTALMIIDMQTDFCGKGGYVDRMGYDLSLTARAIPPIQRLLARIREIEGFTVIHTREGHKPDLSDLPANKRWRSKQIGAEIGSEGPAGRILVRGERGWQIIDELAPAEGEYIVDKPGKGSFYATDLDLILKNKGITHLILTGITTDVCVHTTMREANDRGYECLILSDCTGATDEANHLAALNMVQMQGGVFGSVSDSQAVLRALEQY, encoded by the coding sequence ATGCAGATTGCAGCAGCACCCTACACTTGGCCGTATGACGGTACGCTTGACCCGGCGAAGACGGCACTGATGATTATCGACATGCAGACGGATTTCTGCGGCAAAGGCGGTTACGTGGACAGAATGGGCTATGACCTCTCGCTGACGGCAAGAGCAATCCCGCCGATTCAGCGGCTGCTGGCCCGCATCCGGGAGATTGAAGGCTTCACCGTGATTCATACCCGGGAGGGCCACAAGCCCGATCTGTCCGATCTTCCGGCGAACAAACGGTGGCGGAGTAAACAGATCGGCGCCGAGATCGGCTCGGAGGGACCGGCGGGACGTATCCTGGTGCGGGGCGAACGCGGCTGGCAGATCATCGATGAGCTGGCCCCTGCCGAAGGAGAGTACATTGTGGACAAGCCGGGCAAAGGCAGCTTTTATGCCACAGACCTGGACCTGATCCTGAAAAATAAAGGCATTACCCATCTGATTCTGACCGGAATCACCACCGATGTCTGCGTGCACACCACGATGCGGGAAGCCAATGACCGCGGGTACGAGTGCCTGATTCTGTCGGATTGCACGGGTGCTACGGATGAAGCGAATCATCTGGCGGCACTGAATATGGTTCAAATGCAGGGCGGCGTCTTCGGCAGTGTGAGCGATTCGCAGGCAGTGCTTCGGGCACTGGAGCAATACTAA
- a CDS encoding ABC transporter substrate-binding protein: MWNKSRTKAFMLLTSLLLLLTACGNNAGTEKAEGQGAEGSGELKKVVLRLKWIHQAQFAGFYTAVEKGFYKEAGLDVEIRPGGSDFPAVQMVASGSEEFGVTGADQIIIAREKGVPVTALSAIYRKTPFVMFALKESGIKTMDDLVGQKVGIKLGGNEELTFRAMEKSAGIETSQIEEMPIKYDLSPLLTGQVKAWPGYVINEVLAVEEQGKEVNIIDPNDYGINFYADTLFTTESVIKKDPEMVRGFVQASMKGWDYAVQHPEEAAEFGLKYGEKLDLKHEVSMMKASIPLLEPEKLPLGSMDEDAWKTLQENLIDLKFVKKEQDLGALFTNEYLN; the protein is encoded by the coding sequence ATGTGGAACAAGTCCAGAACCAAAGCGTTTATGCTGTTAACTTCACTGCTGCTGCTCCTGACAGCCTGCGGCAATAATGCAGGGACAGAGAAGGCCGAAGGCCAGGGAGCGGAAGGCTCCGGTGAGCTGAAAAAGGTGGTGCTCCGGCTGAAGTGGATTCATCAGGCACAGTTCGCCGGTTTTTATACCGCGGTAGAGAAGGGTTTCTATAAGGAAGCAGGGCTTGATGTCGAGATCCGCCCGGGGGGCTCGGATTTCCCGGCGGTGCAGATGGTCGCTTCCGGCAGTGAGGAATTCGGAGTGACCGGAGCGGACCAGATCATTATCGCCAGAGAAAAGGGCGTGCCGGTCACCGCATTATCGGCCATCTACCGCAAAACCCCGTTCGTAATGTTCGCGCTCAAGGAGTCCGGCATTAAGACGATGGACGACCTGGTCGGCCAGAAGGTGGGCATCAAGCTGGGCGGCAATGAAGAGCTGACCTTCCGGGCCATGGAGAAAAGCGCAGGCATCGAAACGTCGCAGATTGAAGAGATGCCGATCAAATATGACCTCAGTCCGCTGCTGACCGGACAGGTCAAGGCTTGGCCCGGCTATGTAATTAATGAGGTGCTGGCGGTAGAGGAGCAAGGTAAGGAAGTCAATATTATTGATCCGAACGACTACGGCATCAACTTCTATGCAGACACGCTGTTTACCACCGAATCGGTGATCAAGAAGGACCCTGAGATGGTGCGGGGATTCGTTCAGGCCTCGATGAAGGGCTGGGACTACGCGGTGCAGCATCCGGAGGAAGCGGCAGAGTTCGGCCTGAAATACGGGGAGAAGCTCGATCTGAAGCATGAGGTCAGTATGATGAAGGCCAGCATTCCGCTGCTGGAGCCGGAGAAGCTGCCGCTGGGCTCGATGGATGAGGACGCCTGGAAGACACTGCAGGAGAATCTGATCGACCTGAAGTTTGTCAAAAAAGAACAGGATCTGGGCGCATTATTCACCAACGAGTATCTGAACTAA
- a CDS encoding aldo/keto reductase, which translates to MQYNRLGHSGLQVSALGLGTNSFGKRADQETSIRIIHTAMDQGINFIDTANIYAGSESERIIGLALEGRRQEAVLTTKAGLPKHDGPGGSGSSRRHLMQELEGSLRRLKTDYVDLYQIHTFDPYTPLEETLRTLDDMITAGKVRYIGASNYAAWELMKALGISEARHWAKYISIQCSYSLADRTPETELLPLCLDQGLGIIPYFPLAGGILTGKYASGGSAPAASRAVTDPNFRRFLTPERISLGEQVQAIAEELGTTPAALSLAWLMNRPAVSTVIVGATRAEQVQENLLSLSVQPDAAALERLEQASAAFRTGEPFAFYRLP; encoded by the coding sequence ATGCAATATAACCGTCTGGGACACAGCGGGCTGCAGGTATCCGCCCTGGGCCTGGGAACCAACTCGTTCGGTAAACGGGCTGACCAGGAGACCTCAATCCGCATCATCCACACCGCCATGGATCAGGGAATTAACTTCATCGATACGGCCAATATCTATGCCGGCTCCGAATCGGAGCGGATCATCGGCCTTGCGCTCGAAGGCAGGCGCCAGGAGGCCGTGCTGACGACCAAGGCCGGTCTTCCGAAGCATGACGGCCCCGGCGGCAGCGGCTCCTCCCGCCGCCATCTGATGCAGGAGCTGGAGGGCAGCCTGCGCCGCCTGAAGACCGACTATGTGGATCTGTATCAGATCCATACCTTCGATCCCTATACCCCGCTGGAGGAGACGCTCCGCACGCTCGATGATATGATCACAGCGGGCAAAGTGCGCTATATCGGCGCCTCCAACTATGCCGCCTGGGAGCTGATGAAGGCGCTCGGCATCAGCGAAGCCCGGCACTGGGCCAAGTATATATCCATCCAGTGCAGCTACTCGCTGGCTGACCGCACCCCGGAGACCGAACTGCTGCCATTGTGCCTGGATCAGGGCCTTGGGATCATCCCTTACTTCCCGCTGGCCGGAGGCATTCTCACCGGCAAATACGCTTCCGGCGGCAGCGCTCCTGCTGCTTCCAGAGCAGTCACCGATCCGAACTTCCGCCGCTTCCTGACCCCGGAGCGAATCTCGCTTGGGGAGCAGGTTCAAGCAATAGCGGAGGAGCTGGGCACAACACCTGCGGCACTGTCCCTGGCCTGGCTGATGAACCGGCCCGCCGTCTCCACGGTGATTGTCGGTGCCACCCGCGCGGAGCAGGTGCAGGAGAATCTGCTCAGCCTCTCCGTCCAGCCGGACGCAGCGGCGCTGGAGCGGCTGGAGCAGGCCAGCGCCGCCTTCCGCACCGGCGAGCCGTTCGCCTTCTACCGGCTGCCGTAA
- a CDS encoding DMT family transporter, giving the protein MQKRNQTIGLLIFLVLVWGINWPLSKIALTYAPPLLFAGIRTVIAGILLILAAMPNWRRLHFRQLWPVYLTSAFLSIVFYYGFQTVGLQYVPSGLFSAIVFLQPVLLGIFAWLWLGERMYGLKIAGLVIGFLGVGSLSIGGLTGSISAVGVLLALASAVSWALATVYTKRNAVRVDMLWMTAMQIMIGGVILLAAGSVSESWSDINWSGTFVANTLFIAVFVIALGWMVYFKLINEGEAGKVGSFTFLIPLVSIGSSVILMHEQITVNLVIGMLLIVGSIILVNARIGRSARQAVQSPVTETGKD; this is encoded by the coding sequence ATGCAGAAGCGAAACCAAACGATAGGCTTGTTAATCTTCCTGGTTCTGGTCTGGGGAATTAACTGGCCGCTCTCCAAAATAGCCTTAACCTACGCTCCGCCCTTGCTGTTTGCCGGCATCCGTACGGTCATTGCCGGTATTCTGCTGATTCTTGCCGCCATGCCGAATTGGAGGCGGCTGCATTTCCGGCAGCTCTGGCCAGTCTATCTGACGTCTGCTTTCCTAAGTATAGTCTTCTACTATGGCTTTCAGACGGTTGGCCTGCAGTATGTGCCGTCAGGGCTATTCTCGGCGATTGTATTCCTGCAGCCGGTGCTGCTGGGGATCTTTGCCTGGCTCTGGCTGGGTGAGCGGATGTACGGGCTTAAGATTGCCGGGCTTGTCATCGGATTCCTTGGGGTCGGTTCATTAAGTATTGGGGGATTGACTGGCAGTATCTCGGCGGTCGGTGTACTGCTGGCCTTAGCCAGTGCGGTCAGTTGGGCGCTGGCGACGGTCTACACCAAACGCAATGCGGTCCGGGTCGATATGCTGTGGATGACAGCGATGCAGATCATGATCGGCGGAGTTATCCTGCTGGCGGCAGGCTCCGTCTCGGAGAGCTGGAGTGATATTAACTGGAGCGGAACCTTTGTAGCGAATACACTGTTCATTGCGGTGTTTGTGATCGCGCTTGGGTGGATGGTCTATTTCAAGCTCATCAATGAAGGGGAAGCGGGCAAGGTGGGTTCGTTCACCTTCCTGATTCCACTGGTATCGATCGGCTCAAGTGTAATTCTTATGCATGAGCAGATTACGGTGAATCTGGTTATCGGCATGTTGCTGATTGTAGGCAGTATTATCCTGGTGAATGCCAGAATAGGCCGGAGCGCAAGGCAAGCTGTGCAGTCCCCGGTAACAGAAACAGGCAAGGACTAA
- a CDS encoding ring-opening amidohydrolase: MMKCSVFKIPAGAPHDMSGLQLLIEDGRLRPEEVVAVLGKTEGNGCVNDFTRGYAVMALKGFFAASAKGGAADISYVMSGGTEGVLSPHFTVISRSGQAEPSGSGGGQKSLAVGVARTRDFRPEELGRLTQVDEVADAVARAVLDAGIVSPADVHFVQIKCPLLTAEQIYEAHSRQASLVTEDTYKSMGYSRGASALGTAVALGEVERSSLNEEDICVNWGKYSTVASTSAGSELSCCEVIVFGNSAAAGGPYHIDHAVMKDAVDGAALQGLLDRYPGDELVQVLAKAEADPDGVIRGRRHIMLDDSDINHTRHARAVVGGVLAYVGGDPMIYVSGGGEHQGPKGGGPVAAVFRRQNEL; encoded by the coding sequence ATGATGAAATGCTCAGTATTCAAAATCCCTGCAGGTGCGCCGCACGATATGTCCGGCCTGCAGTTGTTAATTGAAGACGGACGGCTCCGGCCGGAAGAGGTGGTCGCCGTATTGGGCAAGACCGAGGGGAACGGCTGTGTCAACGACTTCACCCGCGGTTACGCGGTCATGGCGCTGAAGGGGTTCTTCGCAGCATCCGCCAAGGGAGGAGCTGCTGATATCTCCTATGTGATGTCCGGCGGAACCGAAGGCGTGCTTAGCCCGCACTTCACAGTGATCAGCCGCAGCGGCCAGGCGGAGCCTTCAGGCTCTGGCGGCGGGCAGAAATCGCTGGCGGTAGGCGTAGCCAGAACAAGGGACTTCCGGCCGGAGGAGCTGGGGCGGCTCACTCAGGTGGACGAAGTGGCCGATGCGGTAGCCCGGGCGGTTCTGGATGCCGGAATCGTATCGCCTGCGGATGTGCATTTCGTGCAGATCAAATGCCCGCTGCTCACCGCAGAGCAGATCTACGAGGCGCATAGCCGTCAGGCGTCCCTGGTGACAGAGGATACGTACAAATCGATGGGATATTCCAGAGGCGCTTCCGCCCTGGGGACCGCTGTTGCGCTGGGCGAAGTGGAGCGCTCTTCCTTGAATGAAGAAGACATCTGCGTGAACTGGGGCAAATACAGCACAGTCGCCTCTACCTCGGCGGGCAGCGAGCTGTCCTGCTGTGAGGTCATTGTCTTCGGCAATTCGGCGGCTGCGGGCGGTCCGTATCATATCGATCACGCTGTGATGAAGGATGCGGTCGACGGCGCGGCGCTGCAAGGTCTGCTGGACCGGTATCCCGGCGATGAGCTGGTCCAGGTGCTGGCCAAGGCCGAAGCGGACCCGGATGGTGTCATCCGCGGACGGCGGCATATCATGCTGGATGATTCCGATATCAATCATACCCGCCATGCCCGGGCGGTGGTCGGCGGGGTGCTGGCCTATGTCGGCGGCGATCCGATGATCTACGTCTCCGGCGGGGGCGAGCATCAGGGCCCGAAGGGCGGGGGGCCGGTGGCGGCGGTATTCCGCAGGCAGAACGAACTATAA
- the hcp gene encoding hydroxylamine reductase, whose translation MFCFQCQEAAKGTGCTIQGVCGKTSEVANLQDLLVYTLKGIAIFARSGRELGITDPVTEKFIIESLFATITNANFVPEYFTAKIREGLALRDTWRSRVADAGVAAYLSDQDAAKWNAGTDEELMDKAATVGVLATEHEDIRSLREVLTYGLKGMAAYMEHAAVLGFYEAGAHAFMEKGLTATLDDSLSGGELTALVLECGKFGVDVMALLDRANTAAYGNPEITKVNIGVGTNPGILISGHDLKDMEELLKQTEGTGVDVYTHSEMLPAHYYPAFKKYSHFVGNYGNAWWKQNEEFASFNGPILMTTNCIVPPKDSYKHRLYTTGNTGYPGVPHVAAGADGVKDFSAIIEQAKSCDAPVEIETGEIVGGFAHAAVMNVADQVVGAVESGAIKQFFVMAGCDGRMKSRNYYTDFASELPQDTVILTAGCAKYKYNKLPLGDIGGIPRVLDAGQCNDSYSLVVIALKLKEVFGLADINDLPISYNIAWYEQKAVIVLLALLHLGVKNIHLGPTLPAFLSPNVAKVLVDNFGIGGITTVQEDMERFIAAV comes from the coding sequence ATGTTTTGTTTTCAGTGCCAGGAGGCGGCGAAGGGAACGGGTTGTACGATTCAGGGAGTATGCGGCAAGACCAGTGAAGTAGCCAACCTGCAGGACCTGCTGGTATATACACTCAAAGGCATTGCCATTTTTGCGCGCAGCGGCCGCGAGCTGGGGATCACCGACCCGGTGACGGAGAAATTTATAATAGAGAGCTTGTTCGCTACCATTACCAATGCCAATTTTGTCCCGGAATATTTCACCGCGAAGATCCGCGAGGGGCTGGCCCTGCGGGATACATGGCGCAGCAGGGTCGCGGATGCCGGAGTGGCGGCGTATCTGTCTGATCAAGACGCGGCGAAGTGGAATGCGGGTACGGATGAAGAGCTGATGGACAAGGCGGCAACCGTCGGTGTACTTGCTACAGAGCATGAGGATATCCGCTCCCTGCGTGAGGTGCTGACCTATGGCCTGAAGGGCATGGCAGCCTACATGGAGCATGCGGCGGTGCTGGGCTTCTATGAAGCGGGTGCACATGCTTTTATGGAAAAAGGCTTGACGGCAACGCTGGATGACAGCCTGAGCGGCGGTGAGCTGACGGCTCTTGTGCTGGAATGCGGCAAGTTCGGCGTGGATGTGATGGCGCTGCTTGACCGTGCGAATACGGCGGCTTACGGCAACCCGGAGATTACCAAAGTAAATATCGGAGTTGGTACGAATCCCGGTATTCTAATCAGCGGACATGATCTGAAGGATATGGAGGAGCTGCTGAAGCAGACAGAGGGAACCGGAGTTGACGTGTATACACACAGCGAGATGCTGCCGGCCCACTATTATCCGGCCTTCAAGAAGTACAGCCACTTCGTGGGCAACTACGGCAATGCCTGGTGGAAGCAGAATGAAGAGTTCGCCAGCTTCAACGGCCCGATTCTGATGACAACGAACTGCATCGTACCGCCGAAGGACAGCTACAAGCACCGGCTGTACACCACAGGCAACACGGGTTATCCGGGCGTTCCTCATGTCGCGGCAGGAGCAGACGGCGTGAAGGATTTCTCGGCCATTATTGAGCAGGCGAAGAGCTGCGACGCTCCGGTGGAGATTGAGACAGGCGAGATTGTCGGCGGCTTCGCCCATGCGGCTGTAATGAACGTGGCGGATCAGGTAGTCGGAGCAGTGGAGAGCGGCGCAATCAAGCAATTCTTCGTTATGGCCGGCTGCGACGGACGGATGAAGAGCCGGAACTATTATACGGACTTTGCGTCAGAGCTGCCGCAGGATACGGTCATTCTTACCGCCGGCTGCGCCAAATACAAATACAACAAGCTGCCGCTTGGCGACATCGGCGGGATTCCGCGTGTGCTTGACGCCGGCCAGTGCAATGATTCCTACTCGCTGGTCGTCATTGCCCTGAAGCTGAAGGAGGTCTTCGGCCTTGCAGACATCAACGATCTGCCGATCTCCTACAACATTGCCTGGTACGAGCAAAAGGCGGTCATCGTGCTGCTCGCGCTGCTCCATCTGGGCGTGAAGAACATTCACCTTGGCCCGACTCTTCCGGCGTTCCTGTCGCCTAATGTGGCCAAGGTACTGGTGGATAACTTCGGCATCGGCGGAATAACAACGGTGCAGGAGGATATGGAGCGGTTTATTGCTGCGGTGTAG